A region of Pirellulaceae bacterium DNA encodes the following proteins:
- a CDS encoding methyltransferase domain-containing protein: MRFPRAQVVTIGISMLLAFHGSSNNKSLLAQDSIPEARTEYKGRAIAQTMHFFGANWLTRDSRQREEDCVQMLKNLNVKPGMTVCDMGCGNGFYTLQLAELVGARGKVLAVDIQPEMLRLMQARAAEKNLQNIQSILGTVADPKLPEGQVDLILCVDVYHEFSHPEEMLAAMRKSLKPDGAIVLLEFRSEDPRVPIKPLHKMSKKQMLKELSPNGYKLVKEFDNLPWQHMMFFGRDQS; the protein is encoded by the coding sequence ATGAGATTCCCACGCGCCCAGGTTGTCACGATCGGAATCAGCATGCTGCTTGCATTCCATGGCTCGTCCAACAACAAATCGCTCCTGGCTCAGGACTCCATTCCAGAGGCTCGTACGGAATACAAAGGCCGAGCCATCGCGCAAACGATGCACTTTTTTGGTGCGAACTGGCTGACGCGAGATTCTCGCCAACGCGAAGAGGATTGTGTTCAGATGTTGAAGAATCTGAACGTGAAGCCGGGCATGACCGTTTGTGACATGGGTTGTGGTAACGGTTTCTACACGTTGCAACTCGCCGAACTCGTCGGCGCCCGTGGAAAAGTCCTTGCTGTCGACATTCAGCCAGAAATGCTCAGGCTGATGCAGGCTCGCGCTGCCGAAAAAAATCTGCAAAATATCCAGTCGATACTGGGAACCGTCGCTGACCCCAAACTGCCAGAGGGCCAGGTCGACCTGATTCTATGCGTCGATGTGTATCATGAGTTCTCGCATCCCGAAGAAATGCTGGCCGCCATGCGAAAGTCGTTGAAGCCAGATGGGGCCATCGTCTTGCTCGAATTCCGCAGTGAGGATCCGAGAGTGCCGATCAAACCGTTGCACAAGATGTCAAAAAAGCAGATGCTGAAGGAGCTAAGCCCCAACGGTTACAAGTTGGTCAAAGAATTTGATAACCTTCCTTGGCAGCATATGATGTTCTTCGGCCGCGATCAGAGCTAG
- a CDS encoding sigma-54 dependent transcriptional regulator, protein MMEPSSGIWDRANKLDDRFPDEEWILGDDPTVRRIAQHARRAASVGCTVLITGETGTGKEVWARQIHELGGLSGRPFVPVNCAALTATLAESQLFGHEKGAFTGALGAALGVFRAAQGGVVFLDEVGEMPQELQPKLLRVLQESEVTPVGSAIPVPVKVQIVAATNRNLEAEVAKGTFREDLYFRLNMVELNVPSLRERVQDIPDFIRFFSNRFAKQYKHETVWEPDDQTLESFCSYSWPGNIRQLSHVIEQSYVLDCAPMLPSQSDNSPGGNRLPFFDLAKLRSVAVRQALRATNGHKGRAAKLLGVHANTLTRMLAELKDQPDEEISIH, encoded by the coding sequence ATGATGGAACCGTCAAGCGGAATTTGGGACCGAGCTAACAAGCTCGATGATCGATTCCCGGACGAGGAATGGATTCTTGGTGATGATCCGACTGTTCGTCGGATCGCACAACACGCTAGGCGAGCTGCCAGCGTCGGCTGCACGGTATTAATCACAGGTGAAACGGGTACTGGCAAAGAAGTTTGGGCCCGACAAATTCACGAATTGGGTGGCCTTTCTGGGCGACCTTTTGTTCCTGTAAACTGTGCAGCGCTTACGGCAACGCTGGCAGAAAGCCAACTCTTTGGTCATGAAAAGGGCGCCTTTACGGGCGCGTTGGGCGCCGCGCTGGGTGTGTTTCGAGCTGCTCAAGGGGGAGTGGTTTTTCTGGACGAAGTCGGTGAAATGCCACAAGAGTTGCAACCCAAGTTGTTGCGCGTGCTCCAGGAAAGCGAAGTCACACCGGTTGGTTCTGCGATTCCCGTTCCAGTGAAGGTCCAAATCGTGGCCGCCACCAACCGCAACTTGGAAGCGGAGGTTGCCAAAGGGACCTTCCGAGAAGATCTTTACTTCCGACTGAATATGGTCGAGCTGAACGTGCCATCTCTTCGTGAGCGTGTGCAGGACATTCCCGACTTCATACGCTTCTTCTCGAATCGATTTGCGAAGCAGTACAAACATGAGACCGTTTGGGAACCGGATGACCAAACGTTGGAGAGTTTTTGTTCCTACAGTTGGCCCGGTAACATTCGTCAACTCTCGCATGTTATCGAGCAGTCCTATGTGCTCGATTGTGCCCCGATGCTTCCCTCTCAGTCGGACAACTCGCCCGGGGGAAATCGGCTACCATTCTTTGATCTTGCCAAGCTTCGATCGGTGGCAGTGCGTCAGGCGTTGCGAGCTACGAATGGTCATAAAGGCCGTGCTGCAAAATTGCTTGGTGTGCATGCCAACACGCTGACAAGAATGCTGGCCGAATTAAAGGATCAACCTGACGAAGAAATCTCGATTCATTGA
- the lpxI gene encoding UDP-2,3-diacylglucosamine diphosphatase LpxI (LpxI, functionally equivalent to LpxH, replaces it in LPS biosynthesis in a minority of bacteria.): MLVDQTQPDRVGLVAGWGRYPIVVAEALRLQGKQVYCLGVKDHADPALEDICHDFQQIGIARLGAAVRYFRRHDVKQATMAGKIHKVLLFQNLYWLKHFPDLTFVRTFYPHFVTLTRDRTDDTMLGTFVEAFGERGIRFAPATDFVPELLVSDGRLSGHRLSSSQRKDIEFGWQLATEMGRLDIGQSVAVKGRAILAVEAVEGTDECIRRAGQLCPAGGFTVVKVAKPQQDMRFDVPTVGMGTLRVMVECGARVLAVEAERTILIDESEFIQYAQKHRISVVALSRRPAVGLADAA, from the coding sequence GTGTTAGTCGATCAAACTCAACCCGACCGTGTGGGACTCGTTGCCGGATGGGGCCGCTATCCGATCGTCGTGGCCGAAGCACTTCGCCTTCAAGGCAAGCAAGTGTACTGTTTAGGCGTTAAGGATCATGCGGATCCAGCGCTCGAAGATATTTGCCATGACTTTCAGCAAATTGGTATCGCGCGTCTTGGAGCGGCAGTCCGTTACTTCAGACGGCATGATGTAAAACAGGCCACGATGGCGGGAAAGATCCACAAAGTACTTTTGTTTCAAAACCTCTACTGGTTGAAGCACTTTCCCGATCTGACCTTCGTGCGCACTTTTTATCCCCACTTTGTCACGCTGACGCGCGATCGAACTGACGATACGATGCTGGGAACTTTTGTTGAGGCCTTCGGTGAACGAGGCATACGTTTCGCGCCCGCCACCGATTTTGTGCCCGAACTGTTGGTGAGCGATGGGAGGCTAAGCGGTCATCGATTGAGTTCCAGTCAACGTAAGGACATCGAATTTGGCTGGCAGTTGGCGACTGAAATGGGACGGTTGGATATTGGACAAAGTGTGGCGGTGAAGGGCCGCGCGATTTTGGCGGTTGAGGCAGTGGAAGGGACCGATGAATGCATTCGTCGAGCAGGCCAATTGTGCCCGGCTGGCGGCTTCACCGTTGTTAAAGTTGCCAAGCCGCAGCAAGACATGCGTTTCGACGTACCCACGGTGGGGATGGGCACCTTGCGGGTCATGGTCGAGTGCGGTGCACGGGTTCTTGCCGTGGAAGCGGAGCGGACGATCCTGATCGACGAATCGGAGTTTATTCAATATGCACAAAAGCATCGGATTTCTGTCGTTGCACTCAGCCGGCGCCCCGCTGTGGGTTTGGCGGATGCTGCCTGA
- the lpxD gene encoding UDP-3-O-(3-hydroxymyristoyl)glucosamine N-acyltransferase, with protein sequence MSMTLGQLAELIGGRLAGDANLPISGAATLDAAGPDEISFVDQERLLKEVSESVAAAVVLKEGMKTVARDAIYVGDPRAAFTQIVTRFRPPVPVAQAGISAAADISAKAQIGREVSIQAGVVIGDDVVIGDGVTIHANVTIMAGCQIERKVTLFPGVVIYSGTQVGARSVIHAGAVIGAFGFGYDTIKGQHQRGPQLGFVKIEADVEIGACTTIDRGTYGPTVIGEGTKIDNQVMIAHNCRIGKHNLICSQVGIAGSSSSGDYVVMAGQVGVPDHCRVGNRAVVGAKSGVMKDVPDDTTVVGIPATPEREQMAKQAAFSKLPEMRKQLRSLQRVVDRLAEEVRATEISTKASEAA encoded by the coding sequence ATGAGCATGACGCTCGGACAACTTGCAGAATTGATTGGTGGTCGGCTTGCCGGCGATGCAAACCTGCCGATTTCCGGCGCAGCGACCTTGGATGCTGCCGGACCGGACGAGATCAGCTTTGTCGATCAGGAGCGTTTGCTGAAGGAAGTTTCGGAATCTGTTGCTGCTGCCGTTGTCTTGAAAGAAGGTATGAAGACGGTCGCTCGGGACGCGATCTACGTGGGCGACCCACGTGCTGCTTTCACTCAGATTGTGACCCGCTTTCGTCCGCCTGTTCCAGTTGCCCAGGCAGGGATTAGTGCTGCAGCGGATATCAGTGCAAAGGCGCAAATCGGGCGTGAGGTCAGTATCCAGGCCGGCGTTGTAATTGGCGATGATGTTGTGATTGGTGATGGCGTGACGATCCACGCGAATGTCACGATCATGGCCGGCTGCCAGATTGAGCGAAAGGTGACGCTTTTTCCTGGAGTTGTGATCTACTCGGGTACTCAGGTTGGAGCCCGTTCGGTGATTCACGCGGGCGCAGTGATTGGAGCGTTTGGCTTTGGCTACGACACAATCAAGGGTCAGCATCAACGTGGCCCTCAACTGGGCTTTGTGAAGATTGAAGCTGACGTGGAGATCGGCGCTTGTACGACGATTGACCGGGGGACTTACGGGCCGACGGTGATCGGTGAAGGAACCAAGATTGATAATCAAGTAATGATTGCTCACAACTGTCGCATCGGTAAACACAATCTCATCTGCTCACAAGTTGGTATCGCCGGCAGTAGCAGCAGTGGTGACTATGTCGTCATGGCAGGACAAGTGGGTGTGCCAGATCATTGTCGTGTGGGGAATCGAGCGGTGGTGGGAGCGAAATCGGGCGTGATGAAAGATGTGCCGGATGACACGACCGTCGTTGGCATTCCCGCCACTCCGGAACGTGAACAAATGGCAAAGCAAGCCGCTTTTTCCAAACTACCGGAAATGAGAAAACAGTTGCGGTCGCTGCAACGAGTTGTCGATCGATTGGCGGAAGAAGTCCGTGCCACTGAGATTTCGACCAAGGCGTCCGAAGCCGCTTGA